The following proteins are co-located in the Fibrobacter sp. genome:
- a CDS encoding RlpA-like double-psi beta-barrel domain-containing protein yields MPQQRESALVRLSRKYGAEGAKTGKVFRFVLAVMGATLLVACGSDSPSEAHSSSSVEVSSSSTLFDEPVSSAEEKISSSGLPQSSSEQSSSVQLSSSQVAAESSSSALESSSSKEALSSSSQDWFMDDAGGQCEKCDNYTAQDPELTEIGGKGSVTTYGSITEKETSLGGACNYGQTNIQYYAAIHVNVSSGDDKGPWNGGLACGGCVRVKAKTPEGWKRVTVRITDRCPDESCGVDLGGAPASDVMGKTVGRYYGEWEFVSCEGVKGVWGDSTAVWVKEGAGPYWSIIQIRNPKDAVTGISIASANSSDDGEALKYAIEAENFWTVPQSVLQSDDEIRIVVSYRSGTPDTWLIKGSALTKGEATYYLYEYRE; encoded by the coding sequence ATGCCCCAGCAAAGAGAATCCGCTTTGGTACGGCTGAGCCGAAAGTATGGCGCAGAGGGTGCCAAGACGGGTAAAGTGTTCCGTTTTGTGTTGGCAGTAATGGGAGCGACCCTCCTTGTTGCCTGCGGAAGCGATTCCCCCAGTGAGGCTCATTCATCCTCCTCTGTCGAGGTCTCCAGTTCCTCCACCCTTTTTGATGAGCCGGTAAGCTCTGCCGAAGAAAAGATTTCTTCGTCCGGTCTGCCGCAGTCCTCGTCCGAACAGTCTTCATCCGTACAGTTGTCGTCTTCCCAAGTTGCTGCAGAAAGTTCCTCTTCAGCGTTGGAATCATCCTCCTCGAAGGAAGCCTTAAGCAGTTCTTCACAGGACTGGTTCATGGACGACGCTGGCGGACAATGCGAGAAATGCGACAACTATACCGCGCAGGATCCTGAGCTTACAGAAATTGGTGGCAAGGGCTCTGTTACTACTTACGGAAGCATTACCGAAAAAGAAACAAGCCTTGGCGGCGCCTGCAATTACGGACAGACTAACATTCAGTATTATGCAGCAATTCATGTGAATGTATCCAGTGGCGACGATAAGGGCCCGTGGAATGGCGGCCTTGCCTGTGGAGGTTGTGTCCGTGTAAAGGCTAAGACTCCCGAAGGCTGGAAGCGGGTAACCGTTCGCATTACGGACCGCTGCCCCGACGAAAGCTGTGGTGTTGACTTGGGCGGTGCTCCCGCCAGTGATGTGATGGGGAAAACCGTTGGTCGCTATTATGGCGAGTGGGAATTTGTCTCTTGTGAAGGAGTCAAAGGCGTGTGGGGAGATTCCACTGCCGTTTGGGTCAAGGAAGGCGCCGGGCCTTATTGGAGCATTATCCAAATTCGTAATCCCAAGGACGCTGTAACTGGAATTTCCATTGCTTCGGCAAATTCTTCCGACGACGGCGAAGCTCTTAAATATGCCATAGAAGCGGAAAACTTCTGGACCGTGCCCCAGTCCGTTTTGCAGTCCGATGATGAAATCCGCATTGTGGTTTCCTACAGGTCGGGCACTCCTGATACTTGGCTTATTAAGGGTTCCGCTCTTACCAAGGGCGAGGCGACCTATTACCTGTACGAGTATCGGGAATAA
- a CDS encoding glycosyltransferase family 39 protein, giving the protein MAFVRRILHTPELYVSILLFAVAAACCVSGVGIKDAKLQVGNQPAEKTTLPVAQKFEEPFNVSFKVSNLLEKEFDLRIIPDDCATALRVNGEEVSLAGRTGLCDYGHGFVLNHEELAGLNVKDGAEVEVAVTNKGGNGGVDVLIEKKADTMASCLRIFAMILLAILSLLFARRMKVGVLVAVMIALGVALRFGFYLDLPKYDKFGHDVDGHVAYVKYIAENHAIPADNECWTCYHPPVYFVASVPAWEMGRISGPLALEGLQVESLLFSILFLFVACGFFKEFLTGAPFKVATSLMAFWPVLILVSPRIGNDQLFYLLHAVCVLCGYKYLKSGVGKYLVIAAVATALAIWTKSTGMVTLGTFALFAVGGYVTNFRSLIPSKTEVAGWLIFVLTIAGVAVDRLLGDSDLVGNSQSLHSGLKIGNAIGNFVYFDLKSFLTEPYTSPWTDGLGREYFLNYMFKTSLFGEFKLLETAMGKILATVISMSFLGMLVVAARGFWSTKLRGVHWILLLQAVAFVAALAFLRNKIPFSCSNDFRYIVPVLLSFIPFVSMGLHVDGSSTKWKVFGYAQVVIFVVASALLMINVV; this is encoded by the coding sequence ATGGCTTTTGTTAGAAGAATTCTGCATACACCGGAACTTTACGTAAGCATCTTGCTTTTTGCTGTAGCGGCGGCCTGCTGCGTAAGTGGAGTGGGTATAAAGGACGCGAAGCTTCAGGTCGGAAACCAGCCTGCGGAAAAAACGACGCTTCCTGTGGCACAAAAGTTTGAGGAACCGTTTAACGTCTCCTTTAAGGTTTCCAATCTTTTAGAAAAAGAATTTGACTTACGGATTATTCCTGACGACTGCGCAACCGCTCTTCGCGTTAACGGGGAAGAGGTTTCCCTGGCTGGAAGAACTGGCCTGTGTGATTATGGCCACGGCTTTGTTTTGAACCATGAAGAATTGGCTGGCTTGAATGTGAAGGATGGTGCCGAGGTGGAGGTGGCCGTCACGAATAAGGGCGGAAACGGTGGTGTTGATGTTCTTATCGAAAAAAAGGCGGACACCATGGCAAGCTGTTTGCGGATTTTTGCCATGATCTTACTGGCAATTCTTTCCTTGCTCTTCGCAAGGCGTATGAAGGTCGGCGTACTTGTGGCTGTCATGATAGCCCTTGGAGTTGCGCTTCGTTTTGGCTTTTACCTGGACCTGCCTAAGTACGACAAGTTTGGTCACGATGTGGATGGTCATGTTGCCTACGTGAAATACATTGCTGAGAATCATGCTATTCCGGCAGATAATGAATGTTGGACCTGCTACCATCCTCCGGTATACTTTGTGGCTTCAGTGCCTGCGTGGGAAATGGGACGCATTTCGGGCCCACTGGCCTTGGAAGGTCTTCAGGTTGAAAGCCTGTTGTTCTCTATTCTGTTCCTGTTTGTGGCCTGTGGCTTCTTTAAGGAATTCCTTACGGGGGCTCCTTTTAAGGTCGCTACGTCGTTGATGGCGTTCTGGCCTGTGTTGATTCTGGTGTCGCCTCGCATAGGAAATGATCAACTGTTCTATTTGCTGCATGCGGTCTGTGTCTTGTGTGGATATAAGTACCTGAAGAGTGGGGTAGGGAAGTATTTGGTAATTGCCGCCGTTGCAACAGCCTTGGCCATCTGGACAAAGTCCACGGGAATGGTCACACTGGGAACTTTTGCCTTGTTCGCGGTCGGTGGCTATGTGACGAACTTCCGTTCTCTCATTCCCTCTAAAACAGAAGTCGCTGGCTGGCTGATTTTTGTCTTGACCATTGCTGGAGTGGCCGTTGACCGGTTGCTTGGGGATTCCGACCTTGTGGGTAATTCCCAGAGTCTCCATTCTGGCTTAAAAATCGGAAATGCTATCGGCAATTTCGTTTACTTTGACTTAAAAAGTTTCTTGACGGAACCTTATACGAGTCCGTGGACAGATGGCCTTGGCAGGGAATATTTCTTGAATTACATGTTCAAGACTTCCTTGTTTGGCGAATTTAAACTTCTTGAAACGGCAATGGGCAAGATTCTTGCTACAGTCATAAGTATGTCTTTCCTCGGAATGCTTGTTGTGGCTGCTAGGGGATTCTGGAGCACTAAGCTGCGCGGCGTGCATTGGATTCTTTTATTGCAGGCGGTGGCCTTTGTTGCTGCACTGGCTTTCCTCCGCAACAAGATTCCATTCTCCTGCAGTAATGATTTCCGTTATATCGTCCCGGTTCTGTTGAGCTTTATTCCCTTTGTTTCCATGGGGCTGCATGTAGATGGATCTTCAACCAAGTGGAAAGTTTTCGGATATGCCCAGGTGGTTATATTTGTCGTGGCTTCAGCATTGCTTATGATAAATGTAGTTTAG
- a CDS encoding AAA family ATPase, with product MNFIESKNFEEFYDGLKEMRGISAIDKHLLNLLFEIQPGMNLEVQKFLALCFSLLDDGNTRLPMDTALFEQMWFRKWQGLVQLNISASETEVDEADFPAAENFSDIIAKGVTELSSLKYSEIIEGRSGNEPIENDDYSKPFILAAGKIPYLYFAKHFNAKCYIEKSASLLFKNGNVPATDAILNCIKEISNIRKPINGKPFLVNEQQATAILRGLNENLIITGGPGTGKTTVVLYILWKLLQSNPEMLDWSIYLAAPSGKAADRMRESLSDGLAAINDGIRESEICAPIFNKLKNLESSTIHRLLKFSREKGDFHYNKDEQFSKNSIFVIDEASMIDIEMFAALLQAIPEGARLFILGDPYQLPSVDSGAVLGEILKAKNSDRNFTVKLEISNRFTDDSLIGRLAHEIKVVAESKEPTHFKPHNFLLHPALSSDGDTMSYANYGSEKSKDLVSYYRLESESEIKTPKKLEEKRIEKIVNDWIGNFTQLSQLAEQIHPSQPTGETALRDELWNLSLTQRMLSAERRGARGVDNLNKKVCSKLRALWKKSVQSADSQPRNNRSQSDITQTIQDSGYFPGQLLIITQNQEMYKLYNGDTGIVVFEGFTPYLMLKKAPPQDSNVTRDNYVFYPLSVLPEDAIESAFAITIHKSQGSEYKHVTMFLPKQKGHPLLTNQILYTGITRAKESVTIVASPETFRAACCTVTERETGIEL from the coding sequence ATGAATTTTATTGAATCTAAAAACTTTGAGGAATTCTACGACGGTCTTAAAGAGATGCGCGGCATTTCCGCCATTGACAAACATCTTTTGAATCTGCTTTTCGAAATTCAGCCTGGTATGAATTTAGAAGTCCAGAAATTTCTGGCACTATGTTTTTCGCTTCTGGATGACGGCAACACCCGCCTTCCCATGGACACCGCCCTTTTTGAACAAATGTGGTTCCGCAAATGGCAGGGGCTTGTACAACTGAATATCAGTGCATCGGAAACGGAAGTAGATGAAGCCGATTTTCCCGCTGCTGAAAATTTTTCTGACATAATTGCAAAGGGCGTCACCGAGCTAAGTTCTCTAAAATATTCGGAAATCATTGAGGGTCGTTCCGGCAACGAGCCTATAGAAAACGACGACTATTCCAAGCCCTTTATTCTTGCTGCTGGCAAAATTCCCTATCTGTATTTCGCGAAGCATTTTAATGCCAAATGCTACATTGAAAAATCAGCTTCATTGCTTTTCAAGAATGGCAACGTTCCCGCTACCGACGCAATCCTGAATTGCATTAAGGAAATTTCCAACATTCGTAAACCCATCAACGGCAAGCCCTTCCTGGTGAACGAGCAGCAGGCCACAGCAATTCTTCGCGGCCTTAACGAGAACCTGATTATTACCGGTGGCCCCGGCACCGGCAAAACCACAGTAGTGCTGTACATCTTGTGGAAGCTCCTTCAATCCAACCCTGAAATGTTGGACTGGTCCATCTATTTGGCAGCCCCCAGCGGCAAGGCCGCCGACCGTATGCGAGAGAGCCTTTCCGATGGTCTCGCTGCAATTAACGACGGCATTCGCGAAAGCGAAATCTGCGCCCCCATTTTCAATAAGCTGAAGAACTTGGAAAGCAGCACCATTCATCGCCTGCTGAAGTTCTCACGAGAAAAAGGGGACTTTCACTATAACAAGGATGAACAGTTCTCAAAGAATTCAATCTTCGTCATTGACGAAGCCAGCATGATTGACATTGAGATGTTCGCCGCTCTGTTGCAGGCAATTCCCGAAGGCGCCCGTCTCTTTATCCTTGGCGATCCGTACCAGTTGCCGTCTGTAGATTCAGGCGCTGTCTTGGGCGAAATTCTCAAAGCTAAAAACAGCGATCGAAATTTCACAGTGAAGTTGGAAATTTCCAACCGCTTTACCGACGACTCCCTTATCGGCCGCCTCGCCCATGAAATCAAGGTTGTTGCGGAATCCAAGGAACCTACGCATTTCAAGCCCCACAACTTCTTGCTCCATCCCGCTCTCAGTAGCGATGGCGACACCATGTCCTACGCCAATTACGGATCCGAAAAATCAAAGGACCTGGTTTCCTACTATCGCCTGGAATCCGAAAGCGAAATCAAGACTCCTAAGAAATTAGAGGAAAAACGGATAGAAAAAATCGTCAACGACTGGATAGGCAATTTCACACAGCTTTCCCAGTTGGCAGAACAAATCCACCCAAGTCAGCCTACCGGCGAAACAGCCCTTCGTGACGAACTCTGGAATTTAAGTCTCACCCAACGCATGCTTTCCGCAGAACGCCGCGGCGCCCGTGGCGTAGACAATCTGAACAAGAAAGTTTGCAGCAAACTCCGCGCCCTCTGGAAAAAGTCGGTTCAGTCCGCAGACAGCCAACCCAGAAATAATCGAAGCCAATCCGACATTACTCAAACCATTCAGGATTCTGGATATTTCCCCGGTCAACTTTTGATCATCACCCAAAATCAGGAGATGTACAAGTTGTACAACGGCGATACTGGCATCGTTGTATTCGAAGGATTCACGCCGTACCTGATGTTAAAAAAGGCTCCGCCCCAGGATAGCAATGTCACCCGCGATAATTACGTTTTCTACCCTCTGTCGGTTCTACCGGAAGATGCCATCGAAAGCGCTTTTGCCATTACCATCCACAAGTCCCAGGGTTCAGAATACAAGCACGTGACCATGTTCCTTCCCAAACAGAAGGGTCACCCTCTACTTACCAACCAGATTCTCTATACGGGCATTACCCGCGCCAAAGAGTCGGTAACCATCGTTGCTTCTCCAGAAACCTTCAGAGCAGCCTGTTGCACCGTCACCGAACGGGAAACCGGTATTGAGCTATAA
- a CDS encoding NAD(P)/FAD-dependent oxidoreductase, giving the protein MIAERNGSKKIAVIAGAGPAGLTAALELLRTTDVKPIIFEAEDVIGGISRTAKHNGNRMDIGGHRFFSKSDTVMDWWQNILPLQGAPSRDDVAIGRKVPLTTGGPNPEVDDIVMLCRSRLSRILFLRKLFDYPVTLNGDTIRNLGLWRMFKIGMSYIKVQLLPARKEKSLEDFMINRFGVELYRTFFRDYTEKVWGVPCSEISPDWGGQRIKGLSITKTVLHAVKQIFASKKQCQETEGDIRQKNTETSLIGQFLYPKYGPGQLWETVAAKVQEMGGEIHMNSKVVRVNRSGNRIDSVVVDRGNSVETIPCDYFLSTMPVKELVAAMDETSVPVPEDVKRVANGLVYRDFMTVGLLLDKLLIKNPAKEGTPESKLKFVADNWIYVQENDVKLGRIQIFNNWSPYLVSDPSKVWIGLEYFANEGDDMWNMPDSDFIKFAIAELDKIHVAKPEDVRDSVCFHIKKAYPAYFGTYGEFHKIREFLDPVENLFLMGRNGMHKYNNMDHSMLTAMETVKCIREGSANKNDVWNVNTEEEYHEGKK; this is encoded by the coding sequence ATGATTGCAGAAAGAAATGGTTCTAAGAAAATTGCGGTAATTGCTGGCGCAGGTCCTGCTGGCCTTACTGCCGCATTGGAACTTTTGCGTACGACGGATGTAAAGCCGATCATCTTTGAGGCCGAGGATGTGATTGGCGGTATTTCCAGGACTGCAAAGCACAACGGCAATCGAATGGATATCGGTGGTCATCGTTTCTTTAGCAAGAGCGATACCGTAATGGACTGGTGGCAGAATATCCTACCTCTTCAGGGTGCTCCCAGTAGGGATGATGTGGCCATAGGACGCAAGGTCCCCTTGACCACAGGTGGCCCAAATCCCGAGGTTGACGACATTGTAATGCTGTGCCGCAGTCGTCTCAGTCGAATCCTGTTCCTTCGCAAACTTTTTGATTATCCTGTCACCTTGAACGGTGATACAATTCGAAACCTTGGACTTTGGCGCATGTTCAAGATCGGCATGAGCTACATCAAGGTTCAGCTTCTCCCTGCCCGCAAGGAAAAGAGCCTGGAAGATTTCATGATCAATCGTTTTGGCGTTGAACTGTACAGGACCTTCTTTAGGGATTATACCGAAAAGGTATGGGGCGTTCCCTGTAGCGAAATCAGCCCTGACTGGGGTGGCCAGCGAATTAAGGGCTTGTCCATTACAAAGACCGTTTTGCATGCTGTAAAGCAGATCTTTGCTTCCAAGAAGCAGTGTCAGGAAACTGAGGGCGACATCCGTCAAAAGAATACGGAGACAAGCCTTATCGGTCAATTCCTGTATCCCAAGTATGGTCCGGGCCAGCTATGGGAAACCGTTGCCGCCAAGGTCCAGGAAATGGGTGGCGAAATCCACATGAACTCAAAGGTTGTTCGCGTGAATCGTAGCGGTAACCGCATTGATAGTGTTGTGGTTGATCGAGGCAATTCTGTCGAAACCATTCCTTGCGACTACTTCCTCAGTACCATGCCGGTCAAGGAACTGGTAGCCGCCATGGACGAAACATCGGTCCCCGTGCCGGAAGATGTTAAGCGAGTGGCTAACGGTCTCGTGTATCGTGACTTTATGACTGTGGGGCTTCTGCTGGATAAGCTTCTGATCAAGAATCCTGCAAAGGAAGGAACGCCCGAAAGCAAGTTGAAGTTCGTTGCGGACAACTGGATCTATGTTCAGGAAAATGATGTGAAGCTAGGTCGAATCCAGATCTTTAACAACTGGAGCCCTTACTTGGTCAGCGATCCGTCCAAGGTGTGGATCGGTCTGGAATATTTCGCCAACGAAGGCGATGACATGTGGAATATGCCGGACAGCGACTTTATCAAGTTCGCCATTGCAGAACTGGACAAGATTCATGTGGCGAAACCGGAAGATGTCCGTGATTCCGTATGCTTCCATATCAAGAAGGCATACCCGGCTTACTTTGGTACCTACGGTGAATTCCATAAAATTCGAGAATTCCTAGACCCTGTGGAAAATCTTTTCTTGATGGGTCGAAACGGCATGCACAAGTACAACAACATGGACCACAGTATGCTCACTGCCATGGAAACGGTAAAGTGCATTCGTGAAGGTTCTGCGAACAAGAACGATGTATGGAACGTGAACACCGAAGAAGAATATCACGAAGGTAAAAAGTAA
- a CDS encoding M18 family aminopeptidase, whose protein sequence is MEFLNLLDMAVSPYHTVECLKGMLLENGFEDGNKALSSKSGTKAGRSFFFERGGAVIAVRVPRNPSMESKFRIALAHTDFPALKVTPNPDKVGAGVMTVHSEIYGSPLFTSWLDRDLGYAGILAFEKNGNVQTRLVRGSKLLRIPQLAIHLNRGVNQDGLKVNPQTDLDALWSAAGGSTFVENLQKELAVGERLLDFDVQLFDVQSASVGGLNDEWIYSGRLDNLSSCHAIADAVVASCSLEKDFIVAAFLNNEEVGSNTREGAAGNFLRSFLEDVWASSGMALSTLNSVLSASMALSIDMAHACHPNFPQKHESNHSPILGGGVVLKTNSQKRYASDVYSSARFKLICEQSNISCQTFVTRNDMPCGSTVGPTISADLGVPTVDIGEPMLSMHSIREMIAAKDHEDMIKLVKTFFS, encoded by the coding sequence ATGGAATTTTTGAATCTTCTAGATATGGCAGTTTCTCCCTACCACACCGTAGAGTGTCTTAAGGGAATGCTTCTTGAAAATGGTTTTGAGGATGGAAATAAGGCTTTGTCTTCAAAGTCTGGAACCAAGGCGGGTAGATCCTTCTTCTTTGAACGAGGTGGAGCAGTCATTGCAGTCCGTGTTCCAAGAAATCCTTCTATGGAATCCAAGTTCAGGATTGCCCTTGCCCATACGGATTTTCCTGCTCTTAAGGTAACTCCCAATCCGGACAAGGTTGGCGCTGGTGTCATGACAGTTCATTCTGAAATTTACGGAAGCCCCTTGTTTACCAGCTGGTTGGATCGCGACCTGGGCTATGCCGGAATTCTTGCATTTGAGAAGAATGGAAATGTTCAGACCAGGCTTGTACGCGGAAGCAAATTGTTGCGCATTCCCCAGCTGGCAATCCATTTGAATCGAGGCGTCAACCAGGACGGTTTGAAGGTGAATCCTCAAACGGATCTGGATGCCCTTTGGTCTGCTGCCGGCGGTAGTACCTTTGTTGAAAATCTCCAGAAGGAACTGGCTGTTGGAGAGCGACTCCTTGATTTCGATGTGCAGCTGTTCGATGTTCAGTCTGCTAGTGTTGGCGGTCTTAATGACGAATGGATTTACTCTGGTCGCTTGGATAACTTGAGCAGTTGTCATGCTATTGCAGATGCGGTCGTTGCATCCTGTTCTCTTGAGAAGGATTTTATCGTGGCAGCCTTCCTTAACAATGAGGAAGTGGGCAGTAATACTCGTGAAGGTGCCGCAGGCAATTTCTTGCGTTCCTTTCTCGAAGATGTCTGGGCATCTTCTGGAATGGCCCTTTCTACTTTAAACTCTGTGCTCTCCGCTTCTATGGCTCTGTCCATTGACATGGCTCATGCTTGTCATCCCAACTTCCCGCAGAAACATGAATCAAACCATAGTCCTATCCTTGGTGGCGGAGTGGTTTTGAAGACGAATTCACAAAAACGTTATGCCAGCGATGTCTATTCATCTGCAAGATTTAAACTTATTTGTGAACAAAGTAACATTTCTTGCCAGACGTTTGTTACTCGTAACGATATGCCTTGTGGCAGCACCGTAGGCCCTACCATCTCTGCGGATCTAGGCGTTCCCACGGTGGATATTGGTGAACCCATGCTTAGTATGCACAGCATTCGCGAGATGATCGCGGCGAAGGATCATGAGGACATGATTAAGTTGGTGAAGACCTTCTTCAGCTGA
- a CDS encoding GtrA family protein, with product MRYLFTGGLAFVVDFGLFALCLYVLELHYLLANLVGLLAGLILNYALSVAWVFTACERQFEKKKSAEFAIFALVGFAGVGINEVAMLLMVDELGWLEIVSKIVAAVVVLMWNFGARKLVLFRGNKA from the coding sequence ATGCGCTACCTGTTTACAGGTGGCCTGGCCTTTGTCGTAGACTTTGGCTTGTTTGCCCTGTGTCTTTACGTTCTGGAGTTACACTACCTGTTGGCGAACTTGGTTGGCTTGCTGGCGGGATTGATTCTGAATTACGCCTTGAGCGTTGCCTGGGTTTTTACTGCCTGTGAACGGCAGTTTGAAAAGAAGAAGTCTGCTGAGTTTGCCATATTCGCCTTGGTTGGCTTTGCAGGAGTTGGCATCAATGAAGTCGCAATGCTTTTAATGGTGGACGAACTGGGCTGGCTTGAAATTGTATCAAAGATTGTTGCAGCGGTGGTTGTCCTTATGTGGAATTTTGGGGCCCGTAAGTTGGTTCTGTTCCGCGGAAACAAGGCCTAG
- a CDS encoding methyltransferase domain-containing protein translates to MANAVTSNQTDIYKNLEQVVRKYATTCFLRPVADHTREAFAEALRFIEEFYKNRGSSDREKCTDERTAATPIEIVLDSGCGTGESTLHLARKFPNVPVIGVDKSAMRLNKAGNIHQLEQLSETASSQSEQAIPENAFWVRAELLDFWRLTLDAVNAGALKILHHAVFYPNPWPKESEATRRFHLHPIFPTMMALSPVTEMRTNWEIYAKEFAEASRILGDVARQNNLNVSASLPAIACTSPAIICEPFDPVHPETAFERKYKEARQQLWRVLVKPQ, encoded by the coding sequence ATGGCGAACGCTGTTACATCCAACCAGACTGACATTTATAAAAACCTTGAACAGGTGGTTCGCAAGTACGCAACCACCTGTTTTTTGCGCCCGGTGGCAGACCACACCCGCGAGGCATTTGCAGAAGCCCTCAGGTTCATAGAAGAATTCTACAAGAACCGTGGATCCTCCGACCGCGAAAAATGCACCGACGAACGCACTGCCGCAACACCCATTGAAATCGTCCTCGATTCCGGCTGCGGCACAGGCGAAAGCACTCTTCACCTGGCCCGAAAATTTCCAAACGTTCCTGTTATCGGCGTAGACAAGTCCGCCATGCGGTTGAACAAAGCGGGAAACATCCACCAACTGGAACAGCTTTCCGAAACCGCCTCCAGCCAGAGTGAACAGGCCATTCCAGAAAATGCCTTCTGGGTCCGCGCAGAGCTTTTGGACTTTTGGCGGCTTACCTTGGACGCAGTCAATGCGGGCGCCCTCAAGATTCTGCATCACGCCGTATTCTACCCCAATCCCTGGCCCAAGGAAAGCGAAGCTACAAGACGTTTCCACCTGCACCCCATTTTCCCAACCATGATGGCATTAAGCCCTGTAACAGAAATGCGCACCAACTGGGAAATTTACGCCAAGGAATTTGCAGAAGCCTCACGTATTCTTGGCGACGTTGCAAGGCAGAACAACTTAAACGTTTCGGCATCCTTGCCAGCAATTGCCTGCACCTCGCCCGCAATTATCTGCGAGCCCTTTGACCCTGTACATCCCGAAACCGCATTCGAGCGCAAATACAAAGAAGCCCGCCAGCAGTTGTGGCGGGTTCTAGTAAAGCCTCAATAA
- a CDS encoding tetratricopeptide repeat protein, translating into MKQVFLTFAVLGFCAACVNARPINDGNKLFKAGDYAGALEQYMKAREADPADPLLFYNIGTCQYKLGNYDEAKKELESAVRMPDAKLAAKSAYNLANTHFRIGEKASEPSERIAAWRESVAYLKKAIDLDNGFENAKKNVEIVQRKLKEELDKQKENQDQNQDQDNDQKQPPLSEKAKEALARALQLSKDGKYDEAKALLENIIAEDETAGQLNAYVQRIDDVIEIKAGRKPKAKIDASNTDNDLEVI; encoded by the coding sequence TTGAAACAAGTATTTCTCACTTTTGCTGTGCTTGGCTTTTGTGCGGCCTGTGTGAACGCTCGCCCCATAAACGATGGCAACAAGCTTTTTAAGGCTGGCGATTATGCTGGCGCCCTTGAACAGTACATGAAGGCCCGTGAGGCGGATCCTGCCGACCCTCTGCTGTTCTACAATATCGGTACCTGCCAGTATAAGCTGGGTAACTACGACGAGGCCAAGAAGGAGTTGGAAAGTGCCGTGCGCATGCCCGATGCAAAACTTGCTGCCAAGTCCGCCTACAACCTGGCCAATACCCATTTCCGTATTGGAGAAAAGGCCTCGGAACCTAGCGAGCGTATTGCCGCATGGCGTGAATCGGTCGCCTACTTGAAAAAGGCTATCGATCTTGACAATGGCTTTGAAAACGCAAAGAAGAACGTGGAAATTGTCCAGCGTAAGCTTAAGGAAGAACTGGACAAGCAGAAAGAAAATCAGGACCAGAACCAGGATCAGGATAACGACCAGAAACAGCCGCCTTTAAGTGAAAAGGCCAAGGAGGCTTTGGCTCGTGCCCTTCAGCTCAGCAAGGATGGCAAGTACGACGAAGCCAAGGCTCTGCTGGAAAACATTATTGCCGAGGATGAAACTGCTGGCCAGTTGAACGCCTATGTGCAGCGCATTGACGATGTCATTGAAATCAAGGCCGGCCGTAAGCCGAAGGCAAAGATTGATGCAAGCAATACCGACAACGACCTGGAGGTAATCTAA
- a CDS encoding TIGR02147 family protein, which yields MPEVLEYLEYREFLRDWFVETKKDNPFTSYRYLGQKTGVDPAWLVRVFQKEGHLNESTLPVFIRLCGLDDRRAEYFKTLYRFNKTKAKQALSELYYRLMELRSLETRVLSTPELSYFGSWACAALRALIGITKDTSDISKLGSNLTPAISQDEARNALGVMKQLGLVVPDGNGGWNITDQIISTGGEVKSTAVRDFHRHTMELALESLDRHKPEDRDISSVVFTADESDLPEIRHRIEEFRRGLLQFARKSERADRVYALNVAMFPLSNKVDDPCTGSEPPQGGK from the coding sequence ATGCCTGAAGTATTAGAATATTTGGAATATCGTGAGTTTTTGAGAGATTGGTTTGTCGAAACAAAGAAGGACAACCCATTTACCTCATACCGCTATCTTGGCCAGAAGACCGGCGTAGACCCGGCCTGGCTTGTTCGTGTATTCCAGAAGGAAGGTCACCTGAACGAGAGCACCCTGCCGGTGTTCATCCGCCTTTGCGGCCTGGACGACCGTCGTGCCGAATACTTCAAGACCCTTTACCGTTTTAACAAGACCAAGGCGAAGCAGGCTCTTTCCGAGCTTTACTACCGCCTTATGGAACTGCGCTCCCTGGAAACCCGCGTGCTTTCCACCCCGGAACTTTCCTACTTCGGAAGCTGGGCCTGCGCAGCCCTTCGCGCCCTCATCGGCATTACCAAGGACACCAGCGACATTAGCAAGCTGGGTTCCAACCTGACTCCCGCCATCTCCCAGGATGAAGCCCGCAACGCCCTTGGCGTCATGAAGCAGCTGGGCCTTGTGGTTCCCGACGGCAATGGCGGTTGGAACATTACCGACCAGATTATCAGTACTGGCGGCGAAGTCAAGAGCACTGCCGTCCGCGACTTCCATAGACACACCATGGAACTGGCATTGGAATCCCTGGACCGCCACAAGCCCGAGGATCGTGACATTTCCAGCGTGGTGTTTACTGCCGACGAGTCCGACTTGCCGGAAATTCGCCATCGCATCGAGGAATTCCGCCGTGGACTCCTTCAGTTCGCCCGCAAGAGCGAACGAGCCGATCGCGTTTACGCCCTGAACGTGGCCATGTTCCCGCTTTCCAACAAGGTTGACGACCCTTGCACAGGTTCTGAACCGCCTCAAGGGGGAAAGTGA